Within the Gammaproteobacteria bacterium genome, the region CAAAGCGGGGTGGTGACCCGATTGACCCCGAAAAAGCCGCATCAAGCATGTGCCTATCAGCGTTTTCATGCACAGGAAGTGTTAGGCATTTTGCCGCTCGCGAATGGCGATTGTTCTATGGTCTGGTCATGTTCGGACGCGCGTGCGGAAAGTTTACTCAAACTATCCAAAACAGATTTGTCGCACAAAGTAAGTGAATTCAGTCAGGGGATCCTGGGCCAAATGCGCGTGAATGCCGAGGTGAAAAAATTCCCCTTACAACTTTTGCATTCACGCCAGTATGTGAGTGAACGTGTGGTCTTATGCGGGGATGCGGCGCACGCGGTGCATCCGCTCGCGGGACAGGGCGTAAATCTCGGTTTGGCCGATGTGTCTGCATTGTCGGACGCATTACACGCTGCCTGGTCCAAAAATCTTGATCTGGGTGACCTGAGTGTGTTGCGGTCATACGAACGACAGCGTAAACACATTAATGTGCGTATGATGAGCGGTCTGGACGCCTTGTTGGACATTTTCCAGTCGGAAAACCCTTTGGTGCAACAAGGCAGACGCCTGGGAATGGGCTTGGTGAATCGCATTGGCCCGATCAAAAGAATTCTGATGCAACAAGCCATGGGCTTGAAGAACTTGTAATAAATCCCCATATTTTTATTTCCTGTTCTTAATGGAACAATAATAATTTGTTAATAGGTGACTAAATGGCACACATGAAACCCTTGCCGGCCGAGACCAATCCGGAATTAGCGGATGACTTTAAGATCTTTGAAGACATTTTGGGCTTTGTCCCGAACAGTCTGCTAACCATGCAGCGTCGACCGAAAATCGTTAAAGGCTTCGGGGTTTTGACCAGGGCGGTTATGGATCCCAACGGTACAGTAGATCCGGGTTTTAAACGTATTCTGGCGCATCTCGCCAGTCGCGCGGCAGGCTGTCAGTACTGTGAAGCGCATTCCCTGATCGCCGCAGAGATCAATGCCGTTGAGTATGAAAAGATCAAAGCCATCTGGGATTACCAATCCAGTCCTTTGTACAGCGAGGCTGAACGGCTTGCCATGGATTACGCTTTGGCGGCCGGTTCGGTTCCCAACGGGGTTACGCCTGAATTAATGTCAGCCTTACGTCAACATTGGAATGAAGACCAGATCGTGGAAATGCTGGCTGCGGTGAGTTTGTACGGTTTTCTTAATCGCTGGAACGATTCCATGGCCACCGACCTGGAAGAGGCGCCCAAAAAACTGGGCGAAGAAGTCCTGGCTAAGGGTGGTTGGGACGGCGGTCGACACGTTTAAGTCGGCGACTTATCTAAACTGCTCACTGACACAGGTTCAGCGTCCCGAGAATTACATCGCTCAGGCTGAGGCAATAAAGAACAATAACAACAAGCCCGAATTATAGGTCGCGTGCAACACAATGCACGGCAGCAAGCTGTCGTGACGTTTGCGGAAGTATGCTAGCAACAATCCCAATGAAAAAATGATCAGGCCAGCGGGCCAGTAGCTGTAATACTCCGGCATGTGCGGGAGTGTGAATAATGCGCTGGAGATCAGGGCGGTGGTGGCGAAGGTGTATTTCTGTTTCAGGGCGTCAAAAATGTAGGCGCGAAACACAAATTCTTCCACCAAGGGGCCGAGCAGGGCGGTGAATAGAATCAGAACCGCGCGTGATAACACTGTGCCATTCAGGTATTCCCCGGTGGATTCACCAAAATCCTGCGGCGGCTCAATGAGGATCATGACCTCAACAATTGCCGCGGTGAATAACAAGCCCGCCAAAAAAGATAAGAACAGAATCCGGAATGAAACTTTGCTGAAAAAATTACTCAGCGTAAAACGGAAATAGTCGCGCGCGTACACGACTGTCGCGGTATAGGCCAGCAAGTACCCAATAAGCATGCAAACCGCTTCAACATTGGTGGAAACACCGCCCAGCAATTCATTGCCGTACAGCAAATTGAACAACAACTGCATCACAAAC harbors:
- a CDS encoding UbiH/UbiF/VisC/COQ6 family ubiquinone biosynthesis hydroxylase; the protein is MSRLKHDVVIVGAGMVGLSLANSLADLPLSIALIETQAIPDLNQDSDNPTDWNTQDYALRVSAISPASQQVLQQAGAWDAIQCRRVSAYQRMHIWEQAPQALESLKFSAEELEVDALGWIIENRLIRASLYAAAQTHNNIHFYSPQCVQAIEVTGKQVNLDLDFGQALQTRLLVAADGANSHTRHMLDLPEVSRSYAQSGVVTRLTPKKPHQACAYQRFHAQEVLGILPLANGDCSMVWSCSDARAESLLKLSKTDLSHKVSEFSQGILGQMRVNAEVKKFPLQLLHSRQYVSERVVLCGDAAHAVHPLAGQGVNLGLADVSALSDALHAAWSKNLDLGDLSVLRSYERQRKHINVRMMSGLDALLDIFQSENPLVQQGRRLGMGLVNRIGPIKRILMQQAMGLKNL
- a CDS encoding carboxymuconolactone decarboxylase family protein — its product is MAHMKPLPAETNPELADDFKIFEDILGFVPNSLLTMQRRPKIVKGFGVLTRAVMDPNGTVDPGFKRILAHLASRAAGCQYCEAHSLIAAEINAVEYEKIKAIWDYQSSPLYSEAERLAMDYALAAGSVPNGVTPELMSALRQHWNEDQIVEMLAAVSLYGFLNRWNDSMATDLEEAPKKLGEEVLAKGGWDGGRHV
- a CDS encoding CPBP family intramembrane metalloprotease — translated: MLQLKPLRLFALFVAGVFLFPFVMQLLFNLLYGNELLGGVSTNVEAVCMLIGYLLAYTATVVYARDYFRFTLSNFFSKVSFRILFLSFLAGLLFTAAIVEVMILIEPPQDFGESTGEYLNGTVLSRAVLILFTALLGPLVEEFVFRAYIFDALKQKYTFATTALISSALFTLPHMPEYYSYWPAGLIIFSLGLLLAYFRKRHDSLLPCIVLHATYNSGLLLLFFIASA